From Streptosporangium album, the proteins below share one genomic window:
- the glgX gene encoding glycogen debranching protein GlgX, whose product MREVWPGEPYPLGGTWDGVGTNFSVFSEVAERVELCLFGDDGREERVDLPEVDGFVWHGYFPGITPGQRYGYRVHGPHEPSHGHRCNPSKLLLDPYAKAVEGDVTWNASLFSYPFADPAGRNEEDSAPFMPKNVVVNPFFEWGDDRLPRTPYHQTVIYEAHVRGLTMRHPAVPEEQRGSYAALGHPAVIEHLQSMGVTAVELMPVHQFVPEHAMVARGLTNYWGYNTIAYLAPHNAYSSSGQRGEQVLEFKAMVRALHEAGIEVILDVVYNHTAEGDHMGPTLGFRGIDNAAYYRLHDGDRRYYLDYTGCGNSLNVRSPHALQLIMDSLRYWVLEMHVDGFRFDLAAALARELHDVDRLSAFFDLIQQDPVISQVKLIAEPWDVGPGGYQVGNFPPLWTEWNGKYRDSVRDFWRGSGSAMPEFASRLTGSADLYATSGRRPVASINFVTCHDGFTLTDLVSYNRKHNEANEENNRDGTDDNRSWNCGTEGPTEDPEIARLRRRQRRNYLATLFISQGVPMLLAGDEFGRTQGGNNNAYCQDNEISWVDWSLVAEEKDLLGFVRSLSELRRGHPVFQRRRFFHGRKDGNGTRDIVWLTPSGEEMSAADWHTGYAKSLTVFLNGDAITEPGPRGEPILDDSFLLLINGHHEDMDFTVPDAKYGAGWRTVLDTAADGRRDRRSSGEFRSPKSVISVTSRSMQILHCPRA is encoded by the coding sequence ATGCGCGAAGTCTGGCCTGGAGAGCCGTACCCACTCGGTGGCACCTGGGATGGCGTGGGCACCAACTTTTCGGTGTTCTCCGAGGTGGCCGAGCGGGTTGAGCTGTGCCTTTTCGGGGACGACGGGCGGGAGGAACGGGTCGACCTGCCCGAGGTCGACGGGTTCGTCTGGCACGGCTACTTCCCGGGGATCACCCCGGGGCAGCGGTACGGCTACCGCGTCCACGGCCCCCATGAGCCTTCCCACGGGCACAGGTGCAACCCCTCAAAGCTGCTCCTGGACCCCTATGCCAAGGCCGTCGAGGGCGACGTGACCTGGAACGCCTCCCTGTTCTCCTATCCGTTCGCCGATCCGGCCGGCCGCAACGAGGAGGACAGCGCCCCCTTCATGCCGAAGAACGTGGTGGTCAACCCGTTCTTCGAATGGGGCGACGACCGGCTCCCCCGCACGCCGTACCACCAGACGGTCATCTACGAGGCGCACGTGCGCGGGCTCACCATGCGCCATCCGGCGGTGCCCGAGGAACAGCGCGGCAGCTACGCGGCGCTGGGCCATCCGGCGGTCATCGAGCACCTGCAGAGCATGGGTGTCACCGCGGTCGAGCTGATGCCTGTGCACCAGTTCGTGCCCGAGCACGCGATGGTCGCCCGGGGGCTGACCAACTACTGGGGCTACAACACGATCGCCTACCTGGCTCCGCACAACGCCTACTCCAGCTCGGGACAGCGCGGCGAGCAGGTGCTGGAGTTCAAGGCGATGGTGCGGGCGCTGCACGAGGCCGGGATCGAGGTCATCCTCGACGTGGTCTACAACCACACCGCCGAGGGTGACCACATGGGGCCCACGCTGGGCTTCCGGGGCATCGACAACGCGGCCTACTACCGGCTGCACGACGGGGACCGGCGTTACTACCTCGACTACACCGGCTGCGGCAACTCCCTCAACGTCCGTTCCCCGCACGCGCTGCAGCTCATCATGGACTCGCTGCGCTACTGGGTGCTGGAGATGCACGTCGACGGCTTCCGGTTCGACCTGGCCGCCGCCCTCGCCCGCGAGCTGCACGACGTGGACCGGTTGAGCGCCTTCTTCGACCTGATCCAGCAGGACCCGGTGATCTCCCAGGTGAAGCTGATCGCCGAGCCGTGGGACGTGGGCCCAGGCGGCTACCAGGTCGGCAACTTCCCGCCCCTGTGGACGGAGTGGAACGGCAAATACCGTGACAGCGTGCGCGACTTCTGGCGCGGGAGCGGATCCGCGATGCCGGAGTTCGCCTCCCGGCTGACCGGGTCAGCCGATCTCTACGCCACCTCCGGCCGGCGCCCGGTGGCCTCCATCAACTTCGTCACCTGCCACGACGGGTTCACGCTGACCGATCTGGTCTCCTACAACCGCAAGCACAACGAGGCCAACGAGGAGAACAACCGCGACGGCACCGACGACAACCGGTCATGGAACTGCGGCACCGAGGGTCCGACGGAGGATCCGGAGATCGCGCGCCTGCGCCGCCGTCAGCGCCGCAACTACCTGGCCACCCTGTTCATCTCCCAGGGCGTGCCGATGCTCCTGGCGGGCGACGAGTTCGGCCGGACCCAGGGCGGCAACAACAACGCCTACTGCCAGGACAACGAGATCTCCTGGGTCGACTGGTCACTGGTCGCCGAGGAGAAGGACCTGCTCGGCTTCGTCAGGAGCCTGTCGGAGCTGCGGCGCGGGCACCCGGTCTTCCAGCGGCGCAGGTTCTTCCACGGCCGCAAGGACGGCAACGGCACCCGTGACATCGTCTGGCTCACCCCCTCGGGCGAGGAGATGTCGGCCGCCGACTGGCACACCGGCTACGCCAAGTCCCTGACCGTCTTCCTGAACGGCGACGCCATCACCGAGCCGGGCCCGCGCGGTGAGCCGATCCTGGACGACTCGTTCCTGCTGCTGATCAACGGCCATCACGAGGACATGGACTTCACCGTCCCCGACGCCAAGTACGGGGCGGGGTGGCGGACCGTGCTGGACACCGCGGCCGACGGGCGCAGGGACCGGCGGTCCTCCGGGGAGTTCCGGTCGCCGAAGTCCGTGATCTCGGTGACCTCGCGCTCCATGCAGATCCTGCACTGTCCCAGGGCCTAA
- the ligD gene encoding non-homologous end-joining DNA ligase: MASPYIELTVGDRVVKVTNPDKIYFPEIGATKRELVEYYVSVGEGALRALYDRPTYLKRHPDGVETEGIYQKRMPPKHPEWLQTVTVRFPGGRTADALKVTEVAAIAYCANLGTIDFHPWPVRSSDTDHPDELRVDIDPQPGTGFEEARRVASVASEILQELGMTGFPKTSGNRGIHISVRIEPRWDFTQVRYAGIAFAREVERRVPDLATTAWWKEERGERVFIDYNQNARDRTVAAAYSVRARPYAPVSTPLTWKELEDADPRDFDIRTVPARFAKLGDVHAAIDERAFSIEPLLEWFERDGHEDMPYPPNYPKMPGEPKRVQPSKARGDSR, from the coding sequence ATGGCGTCGCCGTACATCGAACTCACCGTCGGGGACCGGGTCGTCAAGGTCACCAATCCCGACAAGATCTACTTCCCGGAGATCGGAGCGACCAAGCGCGAGCTGGTCGAGTATTACGTGAGTGTGGGCGAAGGGGCGCTGCGCGCCCTGTACGACCGCCCCACCTATCTCAAGCGCCATCCCGACGGGGTCGAGACCGAGGGCATCTACCAGAAGCGCATGCCCCCCAAGCACCCCGAGTGGCTCCAGACGGTCACGGTCCGCTTCCCCGGCGGGCGCACCGCCGACGCGCTCAAGGTGACCGAGGTCGCCGCCATCGCCTACTGCGCGAACCTGGGGACCATCGACTTCCACCCCTGGCCGGTCCGCTCCTCGGACACCGACCACCCCGACGAGCTGCGCGTCGACATCGACCCCCAGCCCGGCACCGGTTTCGAGGAGGCGCGCAGGGTGGCCTCCGTGGCCTCCGAGATCCTCCAGGAGCTCGGCATGACCGGCTTCCCCAAGACCTCCGGCAACCGGGGCATCCACATCAGCGTGCGGATCGAGCCGCGCTGGGACTTCACCCAGGTGCGCTACGCAGGGATCGCCTTCGCCCGGGAGGTGGAGCGCCGCGTTCCGGACCTGGCCACCACCGCGTGGTGGAAGGAGGAGCGGGGGGAGCGGGTCTTCATCGACTACAACCAGAACGCCCGCGACCGGACCGTGGCCGCCGCCTACTCGGTGCGGGCCAGACCGTACGCCCCGGTCTCGACCCCGCTCACCTGGAAGGAGCTGGAGGACGCAGATCCGCGCGACTTCGACATCCGGACGGTCCCGGCCCGGTTCGCCAAGCTGGGCGACGTGCACGCGGCGATCGACGAGCGGGCCTTCTCGATCGAGCCCCTCCTGGAGTGGTTCGAGCGCGACGGTCACGAGGACATGCCCTATCCGCCGAACTACCCGAAGATGCCGGGTGAGCCGAAGCGGGTGCAGCCCAGCAAGGCGCGCGGCGACTCGCGGTAG
- the hemQ gene encoding hydrogen peroxide-dependent heme synthase gives MWSVFKLTERCPGNREGMADEVEDLLAQMAEKDVVTRGLYDVAGFRAGADFMFWWHAPTAEDLQETYARFRRTGLGTLTEPVWSAMALHRPAEFNKSHIPAFLAEEEARRYVSVYPFVRSLEWYLLDDADRRRMLAEHGRMARDYPDVRANTVACFSLNDYEWMLAFEADDLHRIVDLMRTLRAAEARRHTREETPFYTGIRKPVSELIAALP, from the coding sequence ATGTGGTCGGTCTTCAAGCTGACCGAGCGCTGCCCGGGCAATCGCGAGGGCATGGCAGACGAGGTCGAGGACCTCCTGGCCCAGATGGCCGAGAAGGACGTGGTCACCCGCGGCCTCTACGACGTGGCCGGGTTCCGCGCCGGCGCCGACTTCATGTTCTGGTGGCACGCGCCGACCGCCGAGGATCTGCAGGAGACCTACGCCCGGTTCCGCCGCACCGGCCTCGGAACGCTGACCGAGCCGGTCTGGTCGGCGATGGCGCTGCACCGCCCGGCCGAGTTCAACAAGTCACACATCCCGGCCTTCCTGGCCGAGGAGGAGGCGCGGCGGTACGTCAGCGTCTACCCGTTCGTCCGCTCCCTCGAGTGGTACCTTCTGGACGACGCCGACCGCCGCCGGATGCTCGCCGAACACGGCAGGATGGCCCGCGACTATCCGGACGTGCGGGCCAACACCGTGGCCTGCTTCTCGCTGAACGACTATGAGTGGATGCTCGCTTTCGAGGCCGACGACCTGCACCGCATCGTCGACCTGATGCGGACCCTGCGCGCCGCCGAGGCCCGGCGGCACACCCGGGAGGAGACCCCCTTCTACACGGGGATCCGCAAGCCGGTCAGCGAGTTGATCGCCGCGCTGCCGTAG
- a CDS encoding protein kinase domain-containing protein — protein sequence MPTIQSLRADDPSHLGDYRLLGCIGAGGQGVVYLAESPSGERVAVKAIHPRMVTDRRAMERFIREIQTASSVAEFSTVRVLDAAVDHERPYVVSEYVDGPSLAEIVGEEGPYSPGALHRLAVSTAASLAAIHRAGVVHRDFKPGNVLIGPDGPQVIDFGIARALDSVTSTTGGIGTPAYMSPEQLSGGDVAAASDIFSWAGTMIYAATGQPPFGRDFPALMYRILQADPDLSALPADLRPLVARCLAKDPADRPAAPEVLMALVGGDPDASAPEGAGGEAGGAGLRPHAGTGIPPVPESAAHPGDSRRKPPPRRRRPAYGGKLPLRYLLPGIALAVVAVAVAAFVYANGRPGSGPSGEDGQGTVSSSLLTLTASPEVAKEVVAEWTPEALEAAVPYGEGIAWGPEGNRTGAVSTGDPATVPPYDMEPPSGEKKPGHIRANVPQTLGKVFFRVGERRRWCSATSVNSESGNLLVTAGHCLYDPARHEAVASLVFVPAYDRGQAPFGIYPGSAAALHPKFTSGGDRGYDYAFVTVHGAGGKRLADAVGAQGLAWNQSGRQTAYVFGYPAEADPGGTSPSTGGRLRWCFGVSSESSTGGGRAQKCSLTPGADGGPLIIRYEQKRGVGYVGGVVSAFDDTDGNGRSDRVLSPSFNDEARETYLRVSRLSSATL from the coding sequence ATGCCGACGATCCAGTCCTTACGTGCCGACGATCCCAGCCATCTGGGTGACTACCGCCTGCTCGGATGCATCGGGGCGGGCGGGCAGGGGGTCGTCTATCTCGCCGAGTCGCCTTCGGGGGAGAGGGTCGCGGTCAAGGCGATCCACCCCAGGATGGTCACCGACCGCCGGGCCATGGAACGTTTCATACGCGAGATCCAGACAGCGAGCAGCGTCGCGGAGTTCAGTACGGTCAGGGTGCTGGACGCGGCGGTCGACCACGAGCGTCCCTACGTGGTCAGCGAGTACGTCGACGGCCCCTCCCTGGCAGAGATCGTCGGCGAGGAGGGCCCCTACAGCCCCGGGGCGCTGCACCGCCTGGCGGTGAGCACGGCCGCCTCGCTGGCCGCCATCCACCGCGCCGGGGTCGTCCACCGTGATTTCAAGCCCGGTAACGTTCTCATCGGGCCCGACGGCCCACAGGTGATCGACTTCGGCATCGCACGTGCCCTGGACTCCGTGACGTCGACGACCGGCGGGATCGGCACCCCCGCCTACATGTCGCCCGAACAGCTCTCCGGCGGTGACGTCGCCGCCGCGTCGGACATTTTCAGCTGGGCCGGGACGATGATCTACGCGGCCACGGGACAACCCCCTTTCGGCCGGGACTTCCCCGCTCTGATGTACCGGATCCTGCAGGCGGATCCCGATCTGTCGGCGCTCCCCGCCGACCTCCGACCGCTGGTCGCCCGCTGCCTGGCCAAAGACCCGGCCGATCGGCCCGCCGCCCCGGAGGTGCTGATGGCCCTTGTCGGCGGGGATCCGGACGCGAGCGCGCCGGAGGGGGCGGGTGGGGAGGCCGGAGGAGCGGGCCTGAGGCCGCATGCGGGAACGGGCATCCCGCCGGTGCCGGAATCCGCCGCCCACCCGGGGGATTCCCGGAGGAAGCCCCCGCCGCGCCGCCGGAGACCGGCGTACGGTGGAAAGCTCCCTCTGCGTTACCTGTTGCCGGGGATCGCTCTCGCCGTCGTCGCGGTGGCGGTGGCGGCGTTCGTGTACGCGAACGGCCGGCCTGGCAGCGGACCGTCGGGGGAAGACGGCCAGGGCACCGTGTCCTCCTCCCTGCTCACCCTGACCGCATCCCCGGAGGTCGCCAAGGAGGTCGTCGCGGAGTGGACGCCGGAGGCACTTGAGGCAGCCGTGCCGTACGGCGAGGGCATCGCGTGGGGGCCGGAGGGGAACAGGACCGGTGCCGTGAGCACGGGTGACCCCGCCACGGTCCCCCCGTACGACATGGAGCCGCCGAGCGGTGAGAAGAAGCCAGGCCATATCCGCGCGAACGTTCCCCAGACGCTCGGCAAGGTGTTCTTCCGAGTGGGGGAGCGTCGCCGCTGGTGCTCGGCCACCTCGGTGAACTCCGAGTCCGGCAACCTCCTGGTGACCGCAGGCCACTGCCTCTACGACCCGGCGCGGCACGAGGCCGTCGCCTCGCTGGTCTTCGTGCCGGCCTACGACCGGGGCCAGGCCCCCTTCGGGATCTACCCGGGCTCCGCGGCGGCCCTCCATCCGAAGTTCACCAGCGGCGGCGACCGCGGTTACGACTACGCGTTCGTCACCGTCCACGGTGCGGGCGGCAAGCGCCTAGCCGACGCCGTCGGGGCTCAGGGGCTGGCGTGGAATCAGTCCGGCCGGCAGACGGCCTACGTCTTCGGCTACCCGGCGGAAGCCGATCCGGGCGGAACGTCCCCCAGCACGGGCGGCCGGCTCCGTTGGTGCTTCGGCGTCTCCTCGGAGTCGTCCACGGGCGGCGGACGCGCGCAGAAGTGTTCGCTGACCCCCGGTGCCGACGGCGGCCCACTGATCATCAGGTACGAGCAGAAGCGCGGGGTGGGATACGTCGGCGGTGTCGTCTCGGCCTTCGACGACACCGACGGGAACGGCCGATCCGACCGCGTGCTGTCGCCCTCCTTCAACGACGAGGCCCGCGAGACCTACCTGCGCGTGTCCCGTCTCTCCAGCGCCACACTCTGA
- the msrB gene encoding peptide-methionine (R)-S-oxide reductase MsrB, which translates to MDKVVKSDAEWRVQLSPEEFHVLRQAGTERPFTGEYVDTKTEGVYSCRACGAELFRSDTKFDSHCGWPSFYEPSKSEAVTLIEDRSLGMTRVEVRCAACDSHLGHVFHGEGYGTPTDDRYCINSVSLRMEPTG; encoded by the coding sequence ATGGACAAGGTGGTCAAGAGCGACGCCGAGTGGCGCGTCCAGCTCTCTCCCGAGGAGTTTCACGTTCTCCGCCAGGCGGGCACCGAGCGCCCCTTCACCGGAGAATACGTCGACACCAAGACCGAAGGCGTCTACAGCTGCCGCGCCTGCGGCGCCGAGCTGTTCCGGTCGGACACCAAGTTCGACAGCCACTGCGGCTGGCCGAGTTTCTATGAGCCGTCGAAGTCGGAGGCGGTGACCCTGATCGAGGACCGTTCGCTCGGCATGACCCGCGTCGAGGTCCGCTGCGCGGCCTGCGACTCACACCTGGGCCACGTCTTCCACGGCGAGGGCTACGGCACGCCCACCGACGACCGCTACTGCATCAACTCCGTGTCGCTCCGAATGGAGCCCACCGGCTGA
- a CDS encoding RNA polymerase sigma factor codes for MAEDDEEKWFDWMFRTFYRSVWAYAARRVDRTAADDIASCTFHTAWRKRHRLPRGDDRAVVAWLYRVAWGHVRNATRGERRRQRLAGLLRQLPPDLPEGGLRDEEEIRTAMETAMARLRPKDGEVLRLHYWEDLTVEEIGAILGLTPNAVRVRLCRARLRLGESLREMRLECGEGER; via the coding sequence GTGGCGGAGGACGACGAGGAGAAATGGTTCGACTGGATGTTCCGCACCTTCTACCGGTCCGTGTGGGCGTACGCGGCACGCCGCGTCGACCGCACGGCGGCCGACGACATCGCCTCCTGCACCTTCCACACGGCCTGGCGGAAGAGGCATCGACTCCCCAGGGGGGATGACAGGGCCGTCGTCGCCTGGCTGTACCGCGTGGCCTGGGGGCATGTGCGGAACGCGACCCGGGGTGAGCGCCGCAGGCAGCGCCTGGCCGGACTGCTGCGACAACTGCCGCCCGACCTGCCGGAGGGCGGCCTCCGCGACGAGGAGGAGATCCGGACCGCTATGGAGACGGCCATGGCGCGGCTGCGCCCCAAGGACGGCGAGGTTCTCCGCCTGCACTACTGGGAGGACCTCACGGTCGAGGAGATCGGTGCGATCCTCGGCCTGACGCCCAACGCGGTCCGCGTACGGCTCTGCCGGGCGCGCCTGCGGCTGGGCGAGTCTCTGCGCGAGATGCGCCTGGAGTGCGGGGAGGGGGAGCGGTGA
- a CDS encoding OsmC family protein, whose translation MATTRTATTHWKGALLDGSGTVSLETSGVGTFDVSWPSRAEQANGKTSPEELIAAAHSSCFSMALSHGLAQAGTPPQAVDTTADVTFQPGEGITGIVLSVRAQVPGLSAEEFQKAAETAKANCPVSKALAGTTISLKAELLS comes from the coding sequence ATGGCGACGACACGTACCGCGACGACTCATTGGAAGGGCGCCCTGCTCGACGGTTCGGGCACCGTCTCGCTCGAAACCTCCGGGGTGGGCACGTTCGATGTGTCCTGGCCCTCGCGGGCCGAGCAGGCGAACGGCAAGACCTCGCCGGAGGAGCTCATCGCGGCCGCGCACTCCTCCTGCTTCTCGATGGCCCTGTCCCACGGCCTGGCGCAGGCGGGCACCCCGCCGCAGGCGGTGGACACCACGGCGGATGTGACCTTCCAGCCGGGTGAGGGCATCACCGGGATCGTCCTGTCGGTCCGCGCCCAGGTTCCGGGGCTGTCCGCCGAGGAGTTCCAGAAGGCGGCGGAGACGGCCAAGGCGAACTGCCCGGTGAGCAAGGCCCTCGCGGGCACGACGATCAGCCTCAAGGCCGAACTGCTGAGCTGA
- a CDS encoding DUF4349 domain-containing protein — MSRFRYGSRLAVTLAGMVLLASACGGGEATMQSAQSADAPAAERKAVAQDGGTASSARVPRAQRSAAASAGTAGQQVTVVPQDRAIIYTAEMTVRAKDVTAAADKARQVVAGAGGYLAMEKSDAYSGGEGSAQLVFKVPPQGYPAVLDRLGKELGTRESLQQNTEDVTEQVADVESRLRSAKTALDSLRTLMKKADTIGQVLDVEREISGREADLESLQARQKSLASQTSLATLTLNLVGPAAVVPEPEEEPSGFLSGLRSGWKGFVTAVKIGLTVLGALLPWMIVIVPLGWVVLRLGRTRRGTSRTAPAPFTLEPFTPDPDPDGPGQAADDPGQEPAPSERS, encoded by the coding sequence ATGAGCAGATTCCGGTACGGCTCCCGCCTGGCGGTCACGCTGGCGGGGATGGTGTTGTTGGCGTCGGCCTGCGGGGGCGGCGAGGCGACCATGCAGTCCGCGCAGTCCGCCGACGCTCCGGCGGCCGAGCGGAAGGCGGTGGCCCAGGACGGAGGCACCGCTTCGAGCGCCCGCGTGCCCAGGGCACAGAGATCGGCGGCGGCGTCGGCCGGCACGGCGGGGCAGCAGGTCACGGTGGTCCCGCAGGACCGGGCGATCATCTACACGGCGGAGATGACGGTCCGGGCCAAGGACGTCACCGCGGCCGCCGACAAGGCCCGGCAGGTCGTCGCCGGTGCCGGCGGCTACCTGGCGATGGAGAAGTCGGACGCCTACTCCGGTGGCGAGGGCTCCGCGCAGCTCGTCTTCAAGGTCCCGCCGCAGGGCTATCCCGCCGTCCTGGACCGGCTGGGCAAGGAGCTCGGCACGCGCGAGTCGCTCCAGCAGAACACCGAGGACGTCACCGAGCAGGTCGCCGACGTGGAGAGCCGGCTGAGGTCGGCGAAGACGGCGCTCGACTCGCTGCGCACGCTGATGAAGAAGGCCGACACGATCGGCCAGGTGCTGGACGTCGAGCGGGAGATCTCCGGCCGGGAGGCCGACCTGGAGTCGCTCCAGGCGCGGCAGAAGTCGCTGGCCTCGCAGACGAGCCTGGCGACGCTGACGCTGAACCTGGTGGGCCCGGCGGCCGTGGTCCCCGAGCCCGAGGAGGAGCCGTCCGGATTCCTCAGCGGGCTGCGATCGGGCTGGAAGGGGTTCGTCACGGCCGTGAAGATCGGGCTGACCGTCCTGGGCGCGCTGCTCCCCTGGATGATCGTGATCGTTCCGCTCGGGTGGGTGGTCCTCCGGCTCGGTCGTACCAGAAGGGGAACCTCCCGGACGGCGCCCGCGCCGTTCACCCTCGAGCCGTTCACCCCTGATCCGGACCCGGACGGGCCCGGACAGGCCGCAGACGACCCCGGGCAGGAGCCTGCCCCCTCCGAGCGCTCATAG
- the hemG gene encoding protoporphyrinogen oxidase, giving the protein MEGNRCHVVVVGGGIAGLAAAWYLRQGGGDVRVTVLDGARRIGGKLYATEVAGVSADAGAEAMLARRPEGKDLARMVGLGEELRHPGTTQAAILSRGVLRSMPKGHVMGVPSDLIALARSGILSPAGLARVPLDQILPATRVSTDVSVAAYIRARMGDEVVARLIEPLLGGVYAGQADRLSLDATMPKIAIAARSERSLLAAAREVSADAPKDAGPVFTTLRRGMGTLPEAVAAASGAEIRTGVTVREIRRTTTGWQLVAGPVPKPEVIEADAVIVATPGPSASRLLAGEAPLAAAELARIDYASMAIVTLAYPREAFPRPPAGSGYLVPPVDGRPIKAVTFSSVKWPHLTEADPNLILLRCSIGRIGEEAVLQRDDAELVALAMAEMVEVMGVRGLPRDSRVTRWGGSLPQYDVGHLDRVARIRAAVATQPGLALCGAAYDGLGIPACVSTARTAAARILDHLDPTGEWDGKADSLTSRRS; this is encoded by the coding sequence ATGGAAGGCAACCGGTGCCATGTGGTGGTCGTCGGCGGCGGGATCGCGGGGCTGGCCGCCGCGTGGTACCTGCGCCAGGGCGGAGGAGACGTCCGGGTGACCGTGCTCGACGGCGCCCGGCGGATCGGCGGCAAGCTGTACGCCACCGAGGTGGCGGGGGTCTCGGCCGACGCCGGGGCGGAGGCGATGCTCGCGCGGCGGCCCGAGGGCAAGGACCTGGCCCGGATGGTCGGCCTGGGCGAGGAGCTACGGCATCCCGGCACCACCCAGGCGGCCATCCTGTCCCGGGGCGTGCTGAGGTCCATGCCCAAGGGGCACGTCATGGGCGTCCCGTCCGACCTGATCGCGCTGGCCAGGTCGGGGATTCTCAGCCCCGCGGGCCTCGCCCGCGTGCCGCTGGACCAGATCCTCCCGGCCACGCGGGTCAGCACCGACGTGTCGGTGGCCGCCTACATCCGCGCCCGGATGGGCGACGAGGTCGTCGCGCGTCTGATCGAGCCGCTGCTCGGCGGCGTCTACGCGGGTCAGGCCGACCGGCTCTCGCTGGACGCGACGATGCCCAAGATCGCCATCGCCGCGCGCTCGGAGCGGTCGCTGCTCGCCGCCGCCCGAGAGGTCAGCGCCGATGCGCCCAAGGACGCCGGGCCCGTCTTCACCACGCTGCGGCGGGGGATGGGCACCCTGCCCGAGGCCGTGGCCGCCGCGTCCGGCGCCGAGATCAGGACCGGGGTCACGGTCCGGGAGATACGCCGCACCACGACCGGCTGGCAGCTGGTGGCCGGGCCGGTGCCCAAGCCCGAGGTCATCGAGGCCGACGCGGTGATCGTCGCCACCCCCGGCCCTTCGGCGAGCCGCCTGCTCGCAGGAGAGGCGCCCCTGGCCGCCGCGGAGCTGGCCAGGATCGACTACGCCAGCATGGCCATCGTCACCCTCGCCTATCCGCGGGAGGCGTTCCCCCGGCCGCCGGCCGGCAGCGGCTACCTCGTCCCGCCCGTCGACGGACGCCCGATCAAGGCCGTCACGTTCAGCTCGGTCAAGTGGCCGCACCTGACCGAGGCCGACCCCAATCTGATCCTGCTGAGGTGCTCGATCGGCCGCATCGGCGAGGAGGCCGTGCTCCAGCGCGACGACGCCGAGCTGGTGGCTCTGGCGATGGCCGAGATGGTGGAGGTCATGGGCGTGCGCGGGCTGCCGCGGGACTCCAGGGTGACCCGCTGGGGCGGCTCCCTGCCGCAGTACGACGTGGGCCACCTCGACAGGGTCGCCCGCATCCGCGCGGCCGTCGCGACCCAGCCCGGTCTGGCCCTGTGCGGCGCGGCCTACGACGGCCTCGGCATCCCGGCCTGTGTCTCCACCGCCCGCACCGCGGCGGCCCGGATTCTGGACCACCTGGACCCCACGGGAGAATGGGACGGGAAAGCCGATTCGCTGACGAGTCGGCGGAGTTGA
- a CDS encoding pyrimidine reductase family protein, translating into MRLIHPASSGDVDLARVYAYPDGPCVRVNMVASADGGSWLEGRSGGLSGKGDRRIFGVLRGLADVVLAGAATVRTEGYGPARPRESWRPLREGRPAAPPVAVVTRRLDLDLSGALFTEAEPGARTIVVTCDAAPEERRKEAARHAEVIVAGHDGVDLASAVRELGERGLGRVLCEGGPNLNAQLAEAGLIDELCLTLSPALVGGDAARILNGPASLTRLRLAHVLEEEGFLFTRYIRTSGEPAG; encoded by the coding sequence ATGCGTCTTATCCACCCCGCCTCCTCCGGCGACGTCGACCTCGCCCGGGTCTACGCCTACCCGGACGGCCCGTGTGTCCGGGTCAACATGGTGGCCAGCGCCGACGGCGGGAGCTGGCTGGAAGGGCGGTCGGGCGGGCTGTCCGGCAAGGGCGACCGGCGGATCTTCGGAGTGCTCCGCGGGCTGGCCGACGTCGTCCTGGCGGGAGCGGCGACCGTGCGGACCGAGGGGTACGGCCCCGCCCGGCCGAGAGAGTCGTGGCGCCCGCTGCGCGAAGGCCGCCCGGCCGCTCCGCCGGTGGCCGTGGTGACCCGGCGGCTCGACCTGGACCTGTCGGGCGCGCTGTTCACCGAGGCAGAGCCGGGCGCGCGGACGATCGTCGTCACCTGCGACGCCGCCCCCGAGGAGCGCCGGAAGGAGGCAGCCAGGCACGCCGAGGTGATCGTGGCCGGACACGACGGGGTGGACCTGGCGTCGGCGGTCAGGGAGCTCGGCGAGCGCGGTCTGGGCAGGGTGCTGTGCGAGGGCGGGCCCAACCTCAACGCCCAGCTCGCCGAGGCCGGTCTGATCGACGAGCTCTGCCTCACGCTGAGCCCGGCCCTGGTCGGCGGGGACGCCGCACGGATCCTGAACGGCCCGGCCTCGCTCACCCGGCTCCGCCTGGCGCACGTTCTGGAGGAGGAGGGCTTCCTCTTCACCAGATATATTCGGACCTCTGGTGAGCCGGCCGGGTGA